Within the Candidatus Methylomirabilota bacterium genome, the region GACGTGCAGCCGGCCCGAGCGCATGGCCTCGAGCTGGGCCGCGTAATTCTGGGGGCCGAAGTACTGGACCTTCTTGCCGGTAACCTTCTCGATGTGGCGCAGCAGGTCGGCGAAGACGGGGCCGTAGACGGCCGGGTCCTCGACCGGGACGTAGGCGAAGACGAGCGGGTCGGGATTGAGGAGCTTGGCCGGGTCCTTGGGCGGGTCGGCGATGCCGTCGCCGTTGTCGTCGCAGTAGATCGGGTCGAGCTTGCCGCGGGGGGCGCAGCCCTCGGCCGCCGCCGCGAGCGCGGCCCAGCCCGCGATCAGCACGATCAGCGCCGCCAGGGTGGTCAATCGCCGCCTCACTCCCATGGCTCCTCCCTGTGTGGATCGCCCCGGGGCATCTCGAGGCCTTTCCGTGTCGAATACTACCACGCTCGCGCCGCGCCGGAGCGGCGGCCCTGCTCAAGTGGTGTATATTCAGCAGTCCACATGGCCCAACCCGTCAACCTGGGCGACTTGCTCGACCGGTCTCGACCCGCCGGCGCTACGGCGCTGATCGACTGTCTCGACTGGGAGCGGCCTCGCGAATACTCCCACGGCGAGATCCACCGCCTGGCCGATGCCTGCGCGCGGGGCCTGCTCGCCCGCGGCCTCACGCGGGGGGACGCGGTGGCGATCCTGGCCGGGAACCGCGCCGAGTTCCTCGTCGCCTACTTTGGGACGATGCGCGCGGGACTGGTGTCGGTCCCGGTGAACCACAAGTTCCCGCGCGAGACGATCGACTTCGTCCTGCGCGACTCGGCCGTGAAGCTCGCGTTCTGCGACGGCGAGCGTCGCGCGCAGGTGCCTGTCGGCATCCCGCTGGTCGACTTCGATTCGACGAAGGCCGACGGCTTCGAGGCGCTCCTGGACCACGGCGAGTTCGCCGCCGTGCGCCCCGAGGCCCGTGAGACGGCGATGGTGCTGTACACCTCAGGCTCGACCGGCCGGCCCAAGGGCGTGCCGCTGTCCCACGACGGCCAGCTCTGGGCGGTGCGATCGCGTGTCGCCGCGGGCACGGGCCTCGACAGGGAGCGCTTCATCGTGGCCGCGCCGCTCTTCCACATGAACGCGTTGGGCACGAGCAAGGTCGTGTTTGCCGCGCATGGCGGCATCGTTTTGCTCCCGCAGTTCGACGCCCGCCGGTACGTCGAGGCGATCGGACGCTTCCGCGTCACGTTCCTCACCTCCGTGCCGACGATGCTGGCGCTGATCCTCCGCGAGACCGACACCCTCTCGCGCACGGATCTATCCTCGGTGCGCGCGGTGAGAATGGGCTCGGCGCCCACGACGCAGCAGCTCATCGACGCGGTCAAGAAGGCCTTCCCCGGCGCAGCCGTCTCCTACATCTACGGCACCACGGAGGCCGGCCCCGTCATGTTCGGCCCGCATCCGGACGGCCGGCGCCAGCCGGACCTGGCCCTCGGCTGGCCGCGGCCGGGCGTCGAAGTGCGCCTCGTGGGCTCCGATGGCAGCGATGCCGACGAGGGCATGCTCTGGATCCGGACGCCCGCCAACATGACGGGCTATCTCAATCTTCCCGACAAGAC harbors:
- a CDS encoding class I adenylate-forming enzyme family protein, whose product is MAQPVNLGDLLDRSRPAGATALIDCLDWERPREYSHGEIHRLADACARGLLARGLTRGDAVAILAGNRAEFLVAYFGTMRAGLVSVPVNHKFPRETIDFVLRDSAVKLAFCDGERRAQVPVGIPLVDFDSTKADGFEALLDHGEFAAVRPEARETAMVLYTSGSTGRPKGVPLSHDGQLWAVRSRVAAGTGLDRERFIVAAPLFHMNALGTSKVVFAAHGGIVLLPQFDARRYVEAIGRFRVTFLTSVPTMLALILRETDTLSRTDLSSVRAVRMGSAPTTQQLIDAVKKAFPGAAVSYIYGTTEAGPVMFGPHPDGRRQPDLALGWPRPGVEVRLVGSDGSDADEGMLWIRTPANMTGYLNLPDKTKEVLTSDGWYLSGDVLRRDRTGAYYFVGRADDMFICGGENIYPGEVEAMLERHPDILQACVVPIPDEIKYEKPFAFVVTRDGSRLRDDDVKQYALAHAPAYQHPRHVVFMPALPLASTGKVDRVALRRLALEHRQVETKA